From one Lolium rigidum isolate FL_2022 chromosome 4, APGP_CSIRO_Lrig_0.1, whole genome shotgun sequence genomic stretch:
- the LOC124649707 gene encoding probable polygalacturonase At1g80170, whose protein sequence is MAPVTSRSHLSVLRGFLALAAAVLCFSGDAAEARVLLTLDDFGAVGDGVANDTQAFLDAWTAACGSEEQAVLAVPAAKAYRIWPLQLTGPCKKKLKLLIAGTIVAPSSPDEWAGRDWMKWLYIYGVDNLSVSGGGTIDGAGQEWWARSCKRKKTQPCNTVAPPRVVHFEECRGVSVQGLTLQNGQHFHLSFTRCTDVKANFLRVVAPADSPNTDGIHLNDTSRVEIMDNLISVGDDCVSMVGNCSDIRVRDISCGPGHGISIGSLGKNRTTDRVENVRVDTCLLTNTTNGVRIKSWQGGMGFAHDLRFENIVMKNVSNPIIIDQYYCDQPTPCANQTEAVEVRKVEFVDVRGTSATAQAIDIACSDTVPCRELELKNVNLTLEGGGAASASCYKAFGKAVGTVVPASCLARHDS, encoded by the exons ATGGCGCCCGTGACGTCGAGGAGTCATCTGTCCGTGCTGCGTGGGTTCCTGGCGCTCGCCGCGGCGGTCTTGTGTTTCTCCGGCGACGCCGCCGAGGCCCGCGTGCTGCTCACCCTCGACGACTTCGGCGCCGTCGGCGACGGCGTCGCCAACGACACCCAG GCATTCCTGGACGCGTGGACCGCGGCGTGCGGCTCCGAGGAGCAGGCCGTCCTCGCCGTGCCCGCCGCCAAGGCCTACCGGATCTGGCCGCTGCAGCTCACCGGGCCCTGCAAGAAGAAGCTCAAGCTGCTG ATTGCCGGGACGATCGTGGCGCCGTCGAGCCCCGACGAGTGGGCGGGGAGGGACTGGATGAAGTGGCTGTACATCTACGGCGTGGATAACCTGTCCGTGAGCGGCGGCGGCACCATCGACGGCGCCGGGCAGGAGTGGTGGGCGCGCTCCTGCAAGCGCAAGAAGACCCAG CCCTGCAACACGGTGGCTCCTCCCAGG GTGGTGCACTTCGAGGAGTGCAGGGGTGTGAGCGTGCAGGGGCTGACGCTGCAGAACGGGCAGCACTTCCACCTGTCCTTCACGCGGTGCACCGACGTGAAGGCCAACTTCCTCCGGGTGGTGGCGCCGGCGGACAGCCCCAACACCGACGGCATCCACCTTAACGACACCTCACGCGTCGAGATCATGGATAATCTCATCTCCGTAG GTGACGATTGCGTGTCAATGGTCGGCAACTGTTCTGACATCCGTGTAAGAGACATCTCGTGTGGGCCCGGCCATGGCATCAG CATTGGAAGCCTAGGCAAGAATCGGACCACCGATAGGGTCGAGAACGTGAGGGTGGACACCTGCTTGCTCACCAACACAACAAACGGCGTCCGGATCAAGAGCTGGCAG GGAGGAATGGGCTTTGCTCACGACCTGAGGTTCGAGAACATCGTGATGAAGAACGTGTCCAACCCCATCATCATCGACCAGTACTACTGCGACCAGCCAACGCCATGCGCAAACCAG ACGGAGGCGGTGGAGGTGCGCAAGGTCGAGTTCGTCGACGTCAGGGGCACGtcggcgacggcgcaggcgatCGACATCGCGTGCAGCGACACAGTGCCGTGCCGGGAGCTGGAGCTGAAGAACGTCAACCTGACGCTGGAAGGCGGGGGCGCAGCGTCGGCGTCATGCTACAAGGCGTTCGGCAAGGCCGTCGGCACCGTTGTCCCGGCGTCCTGCCTCGCGAGGCACGACTCTTGA